In Gemmatimonadetes bacterium T265, one DNA window encodes the following:
- a CDS encoding polysaccharide deacetylase codes for MPDAPLVCFSIDYEPDCPPYMSSTFRGVEEATAPLLAMLADLGVPATWFSTGDVAERYPDAVRAIVGAPEGHELGSHGHTHRRFDALGPEDARDEIDRSSAVLRRFAPVDSFRAPNLTFPDAYLPLLERAGYALDSSHAKYKAPYWRDLRHPAPTRLRRIAASVTSSVLRLPRPLRAAYFAALGSPVVLFVHPWEFVDLTHTDLRLDCRFNTGPVAFARVRAVLEGFARRGARFVTMRDAARLTYAGAAG; via the coding sequence GCCCGCCCTACATGTCGAGCACGTTCCGCGGCGTCGAGGAGGCCACGGCTCCGCTCCTCGCCATGCTCGCCGACCTCGGCGTGCCCGCGACGTGGTTCTCGACCGGCGACGTGGCCGAGCGGTACCCGGACGCGGTGCGCGCGATCGTCGGCGCGCCCGAGGGGCACGAGCTCGGGTCGCACGGCCACACGCACCGCCGCTTCGACGCGCTGGGGCCGGAAGACGCGCGCGACGAGATCGACCGGTCGAGCGCGGTCCTGCGCCGCTTCGCCCCGGTCGACTCCTTTCGCGCGCCCAACCTGACCTTCCCCGACGCGTACCTCCCGCTGCTCGAGCGGGCGGGGTACGCGCTGGACTCGTCGCACGCCAAGTACAAGGCGCCCTACTGGCGCGACCTACGCCACCCGGCGCCGACCCGGCTGCGGCGCATCGCGGCCTCGGTCACGTCGAGCGTGCTGCGCCTGCCGCGCCCCCTGCGCGCGGCGTACTTCGCCGCGCTGGGGTCGCCGGTGGTGCTGTTCGTGCACCCGTGGGAGTTCGTGGATCTCACGCACACCGACCTCCGGCTCGACTGCCGCTTCAACACCGGCCCGGTCGCGTTCGCGCGGGTGCGGGCGGTGCTCGAAGGGTTCGCCCGGCGCGGGGCGCGGTTCGTGACGATGCGCGACGCCGCCCGCCTAACGTACGCGGGGGCCGCGGGGTGA
- a CDS encoding methyltransferase type 11 yields MSAARGRPGVGRPEARLPEAAFRRDDESPDASFYVAPRFVTHIDDGAIAAVTALYRDLLPAGGDVLDLMSSWVSHLPDDVAYGRVAGLGMNAAELGANPRLTEWRVQDLNADPRLPYRDAEFDGAGCCVSVQYLVRPVEVFREVARVLRPGAPFVVTFSNRCFPTKAVAAWQALDDRGHAALVAEYGRAAGGFDAAEVRAHTPRRGDPLYGVILRRAADGPGEGPGRVTPRG; encoded by the coding sequence GTGAGCGCCGCGCGCGGGCGGCCGGGCGTCGGGCGGCCGGAGGCGCGGTTGCCCGAGGCCGCGTTCCGCCGCGACGACGAGTCGCCGGACGCGTCGTTCTACGTCGCGCCGCGGTTCGTCACGCACATCGACGACGGCGCGATCGCCGCGGTGACCGCGCTGTACCGCGACCTGCTGCCGGCCGGCGGCGACGTGCTCGACCTGATGTCGAGTTGGGTGAGCCACCTGCCCGACGACGTCGCCTACGGCCGCGTCGCCGGGCTCGGCATGAACGCCGCGGAGTTAGGCGCGAACCCGCGGCTCACCGAGTGGCGCGTGCAGGACCTCAACGCCGACCCGCGGCTGCCGTACCGCGACGCGGAGTTCGACGGGGCGGGGTGCTGCGTGTCGGTGCAGTACCTCGTGCGCCCGGTCGAGGTGTTTCGTGAGGTCGCCCGGGTGTTGCGGCCGGGGGCGCCGTTCGTGGTCACCTTCTCCAACCGCTGCTTCCCGACCAAGGCCGTCGCGGCGTGGCAGGCGCTCGACGACCGCGGCCACGCGGCGCTCGTCGCCGAGTACGGGCGCGCGGCGGGCGGGTTCGACGCGGCGGAGGTGCGCGCGCACACGCCACGGCGGGGCGACCCACTTTACGGCGTCATCCTGCGCCGCGCGGCCGACGGGCCCGGCGAGGGACCGGGCCGTGTCACTCCGCGCGGTTGA
- the phr gene encoding deoxyribodipyrimidine photo-lyase, whose protein sequence is MPAVPISAVPAERLTALNDVPAEPARDYVLYWCVMARRTRYNFALEYAEARARAWGRPLVVFEALRAGYPWASDRLHRFALDGMADNAAAYADVGVAHYAYVEPEDGADRGLLEALAERACLVVTDEFPEFFLPRMLAAAGRTLAARGVRLEAVDGNGLLPLRLGEKAWSAAPHFRRHLQRELPAQLGWFPAEEPLRGARALPALAGAARAHVDGVRRRYPAASAELLDRGEAGRLALGTLPIDHGVAPVAFGGGPRKAAVVLADFVGRKLDTYAARRNEAEDPSNSGLSPYLHWGFVSAHDVFARVAEREGWTPARLAPRPTGKREGWWGMSPNGEAFLDEFVTWRELSYNTAFFLPAHDTYGSLPEWARATLGAHRGDRRAELFTRDELEAGATYDALWNATQGQLRTDGRIHNYLRILWGKKFLEWTRSGEEALAFMLHVNNRWALDGRNPNSTSGITWVLGRYDHAWQERPVLGKVRPMSSEATARKVRVTEYVARYTAALPADARRAARPTGDKRGGAPAPTAERRVVRDRGPAERAGTAGLDVLPES, encoded by the coding sequence ATGCCCGCCGTCCCCATTTCTGCCGTGCCCGCCGAGCGCCTCACGGCGCTCAACGACGTGCCCGCCGAGCCGGCGCGCGACTACGTGCTGTACTGGTGCGTGATGGCGCGGCGCACGCGGTACAACTTCGCGCTCGAATACGCCGAGGCGCGGGCGCGGGCGTGGGGGCGACCGCTCGTCGTGTTCGAGGCGCTGCGCGCGGGCTACCCGTGGGCGAGCGACCGGCTGCACCGGTTCGCGCTCGACGGCATGGCCGACAACGCGGCGGCGTACGCGGATGTCGGGGTCGCGCACTACGCGTACGTCGAGCCCGAGGACGGCGCGGACCGCGGGCTACTCGAGGCGCTCGCCGAGCGCGCATGCCTGGTCGTTACCGACGAATTTCCCGAGTTCTTCCTCCCGCGCATGCTCGCGGCCGCGGGGCGGACGCTCGCCGCGCGCGGCGTGCGCCTCGAGGCGGTCGACGGCAACGGGCTGCTCCCGCTGCGGCTCGGGGAGAAGGCGTGGAGCGCGGCGCCGCACTTCCGCCGCCACCTGCAGCGCGAGCTGCCCGCCCAGCTCGGCTGGTTCCCGGCGGAAGAGCCGCTGCGCGGCGCGCGCGCGCTGCCGGCGCTCGCGGGCGCGGCGCGCGCGCACGTGGACGGCGTGCGGCGGCGCTACCCGGCGGCGTCGGCCGAACTGCTCGACCGGGGCGAGGCGGGGCGGCTGGCGTTAGGCACGTTGCCGATCGACCACGGCGTCGCGCCGGTCGCCTTCGGCGGCGGCCCGCGCAAGGCCGCGGTCGTGCTCGCCGACTTCGTGGGGCGCAAGCTCGACACGTACGCCGCGCGCCGGAACGAGGCGGAGGACCCGAGCAACAGCGGGCTCTCGCCGTACCTGCACTGGGGGTTCGTGAGCGCGCACGACGTGTTCGCGCGCGTCGCGGAGCGCGAGGGGTGGACGCCCGCGCGGCTCGCGCCGCGGCCGACGGGGAAGCGCGAGGGGTGGTGGGGGATGTCGCCCAACGGCGAGGCGTTCCTGGACGAGTTCGTGACGTGGCGCGAGCTGTCGTACAACACCGCGTTCTTCCTCCCCGCGCACGACACGTACGGGTCGCTGCCCGAGTGGGCGCGCGCGACGCTGGGGGCGCACCGGGGGGACCGGCGCGCGGAGCTGTTCACGCGCGACGAGTTGGAGGCGGGCGCGACGTACGACGCGCTGTGGAACGCGACGCAGGGCCAGCTCCGCACCGACGGGCGGATCCACAACTACCTGCGGATCCTCTGGGGGAAGAAGTTCCTCGAGTGGACGCGCTCGGGGGAGGAGGCGCTCGCGTTCATGCTGCACGTGAACAACCGCTGGGCGCTCGACGGACGCAACCCGAACTCGACGAGCGGGATCACCTGGGTGTTAGGCCGGTACGATCACGCCTGGCAGGAGCGGCCGGTGCTGGGCAAGGTGCGGCCGATGTCGAGCGAGGCGACGGCGCGCAAGGTGCGCGTCACGGAGTACGTGGCGCGCTACACGGCGGCGCTGCCGGCCGACGCGCGGCGCGCCGCGCGCCCTACGGGCGACAAGCGGGGCGGCGCCCCGGCGCCGACCGCCGAGCGGCGCGTCGTGCGCGACCGCGGGCCGGCCGAGCGTGCGGGGACCGCGGGACTCGATGTGCTGCCGGAATCCTGA
- the msrA_2 gene encoding peptide methionine sulfoxide reductase MsrA, with amino-acid sequence MTRHLARTLGALAFLPALAAARPTHSSSAAGAPPRAGALDTAVFAGGCFWGVEGVFEHVRGVRSATAGYAGGTLAAPSYEQVSTGETGHAESVRVVYDPSRVSYAQLLQVFFTVAHDPTELNRQGPDVGTQYRSAVFYRTPAQKAAVDAYLARLRTSHAFAKPIVTQVAPLGRFNEAEAYHQGYMAKHPDAPYIVYNDAPKVADLKKRFAGLYQG; translated from the coding sequence ATGACCCGACACCTCGCCCGCACGCTCGGCGCGCTCGCGTTTCTTCCGGCCCTCGCGGCCGCGCGCCCGACTCATTCATCGTCAGCCGCAGGCGCCCCGCCGCGTGCCGGCGCGCTCGACACCGCGGTGTTCGCGGGCGGCTGCTTCTGGGGCGTGGAGGGCGTGTTCGAGCACGTGCGCGGCGTGCGGTCCGCGACGGCCGGGTACGCGGGCGGGACGCTCGCCGCGCCGTCGTACGAGCAGGTGAGCACGGGCGAGACCGGGCACGCCGAGTCGGTGCGCGTCGTCTATGACCCGTCGCGCGTCTCGTACGCACAGCTGCTGCAGGTGTTCTTCACCGTCGCCCACGACCCGACGGAGCTGAACCGCCAGGGTCCGGACGTCGGGACGCAGTACCGCTCGGCGGTTTTTTACCGCACGCCGGCGCAGAAGGCCGCTGTCGACGCGTACCTCGCCCGGCTGCGGACGTCGCACGCGTTTGCGAAGCCGATCGTCACGCAGGTCGCCCCGCTCGGCCGGTTCAACGAGGCCGAGGCGTACCACCAGGGGTACATGGCCAAGCACCCGGACGCGCCGTATATCGTCTACAACGACGCGCCGAAGGTCGCCGACCTGAAGAAGCGCTTCGCGGGGCTGTACCAGGGGTGA